The proteins below are encoded in one region of Paramisgurnus dabryanus chromosome 2, PD_genome_1.1, whole genome shotgun sequence:
- the b3gat3 gene encoding galactosylgalactosylxylosylprotein 3-beta-glucuronosyltransferase 3, with translation MRVRLKLKTVFVFYFTVSLLGLMYALMQLGQRCDCRDHDFSKDQQISQLRGEMQKLQEHIKTSKLSKNSDVPTIYVITPTYARLVQKAELTRLSHTFLHVPQLHWILVEDAAQPTRLVTDFLTASGMTYTHLHTLTPKDRKLQEGDPSWLKPRGAEQRNEGLRWLREMGAAAEGKEAAAFEDAVVYFADDDNTYSLQLFEEMRYTRRVSVWPVGLVGAMKFESPVVQNGKVVRFHTGWRPSRPFPIDMAGFAVSLRLILANPEACFDGDAQMGFLESSFLQHLVTMEDLEPKADLCTKVLVWHTRTEKPKMKREDAMQKQGLGSDPDVEV, from the exons ATGAGAGTGAGACTGAAGCTAAAGACCGTGTTTGTCTTTTACTTCACTGTGTCACTACTAGGACTCATGTATGCGCTAATGCAACTGG GTCAGCGTTGTGACTGCAGAGATCATGACTTCTCTAAAGATCAGCAGATCTCTCAACTGAGGGGAGAGATGCagaagctacaggaacacattaAAACATCAAAACTGTCAAAAAACTCTGATGTACCCACAATTTATGTGATAACTCCAACATATGCAAG ACTGGTGCAGAAGGCAGAGCTCACACGTTTGTCCCACACCTTTCTTCATGTTCCTCAACTACACTGGATCCTGGTGGAGGACGCCGCCCAGCCAACTCGACTCGTCACAGACTTCCTAACTGCATCTGGCATGACTTACACCCACTTACACACGTTGACCCCCAAAGATCGGAAGCTCCAGGAGGGTGATCCCAGTTGGCTGAAGCCTCGGGGTGCTGAGCAGAGAAATGAGGGTCTGCGCTGGCTCAGAGAGATGGGTGCTGCTGCAGAGGGAAAAGAGGCGGCTGCCTTTGAAGATGCTGTTGTTTACTTTGCTGATGATGACAACACTTACAGTCTGCAGCTTTTTGAAGAG ATGCGATACACACGCCGCGTCTCAGTTTGGCCTGTGGGTCTGGTGGGCGCCATGAAGTTTGAAAGCCCTGTGGTGCAGAACGGAAAGGTGGTACGCTTCCACACCGGTTGGCGCCCCAGTCGGCCCTTTCCCATAGACATGGCTGGTTTTGCAGTGTCCCTGAGGCTGATTCTGGCCAATCCAGAAGCATGTTTTGATGGTGATGCCCAGATGGGGTTTTTGGAAAGCAGCTTCCTTCAGCATCTGGTTACCATGGAGGACCTTGAACCCAAAGCCGATTTGTGTACCAAG GTGCTGGTGTGGCACACCCGAACTGAGAAACCAAAGATGAAGAGGGAAGACGCAATGCAGAAGCAGGGGTTGGGGTCAGATCCCGATGTGGAGGTGTGA
- the naa40 gene encoding N-alpha-acetyltransferase 40, producing the protein MGRKSNRAKEKKQRRLEERAAMDAVCAKVDAANKLEDPLSALPVFKKYDRNGLNLEIECKRVAALNPDTVEWAFELTKANMQTLYEQSEWGWKEREKKDEMKDERAWYLLARDADSTPLAFSHFRFDVECGDEVLYCYEVQLESKVRRKGLGKFLIQILQLIANSTQMKKVMLTVFKHNHGAYQFFREALQFEIDETSPSMSGCCGDDCSYEILSRRTKYGEGSGHAHGGGHCGGCCH; encoded by the exons AGAAAGTCAAACAGAGCAAAGGAGAAAAAGCAGAGAAGGCTTGAAGAAAGGGCAGCTATGGATGCAGTGTGTGCCAAGGTTGATGCAGCCAATAAG CTTGAAGATCCCCTCTCTGCCCTTCCAGTGTTCAAAAAATATGACAGAAATGG GCTAAACCTGGAGATTGAATGTAAACGGGTAGCTGCGTTAAATCCAGACACGGTGGAGTGGGCCTTTGAGTTGACTAAAGCCAACATGCAGACGCT ATATGAACAGAGTGAGTGGGGGTGGAAGGAGAGGGAGAAAAAGGATGAGATGAAGGATGAGAGGGCGTGGTATCTCCTGGCCCGGGATGCTGACTCCACACCTCTAGCATTTTCCCACTTTCGATTTGACGTAGAGTGTGGAGACGAGGTTTTGTATTG TTATGAAGTTCAGTTAGAGAGTAAAGTCAGACGGAAAGGCCTTGGGAAGTTTCTCATCCAGATACTTCAGCTTATCGCAAACAG CACACAAATGAAGAAGGTCATGTTGACGGTATTTAAACACAATCATGGGGCTTATCAGTTCTTCCGGGAGGCTTTACA GTTCGAGATTGACGAAACTTCACCCAGCATGTCTGGTTGCTGCGGAGATGACTGCTCTTATGAGATTCTGAGCCGAAGAACAAAATATGGCGAGGGTTCGGGGCACGCGCACGGTGGCGGGCACTGTGGAGGCTGCTGTCATTAA